The nucleotide sequence cttcaaacttttgtgcagatttcactggccatacgttaaAGCCTCGCTTCGGCGCTTGACCGTAACTTTTAATAATTGCATTCGTTTCATATTTTCACTTCGTCCTTACGACCATGTCTCTCCTTATCATACTGTAGTATTGGGGCAATCTTTCCCACTCTTCCTGTAGTCACGAGCGGTCGATTTGTTATGTCGGGTGCTTCAATGCGGTCAGCCGGGCTCGTCTACCAGGTCTTCCTGTTTCGTCGTCCCCAGGTCGGGGAGCTGCATTCTTCATTGCTCACTTTTTGTCATGGGGGTGACTCTCTGGAATGAGCTACGCAGAGAGAAGAGGCAGCGGCTCATTCGATCCTTCCTGTCGTCTTGACTTCTTGTCTttcgtttttttctcattttactTTCAATTTTGTACAGTACATACTTTTTGGTTTTTGTTTTGCTCAGATGGCTTATATGTACAATCTACgaaggagcatttccaccgtttggctctgaaggttggttaccaacactaagacggcggtggacgctaaccCTATCTTAAACCATTTATAACTCTTTGTGCTTTCAAGAGGACTTTTCTCAATAGCactcattttattattaataataataataataataaatcgcatttttttttcaggcatGTTGGCAACCTTAAACTTCGGCCAGGACGTTGGTATATATTCCGTGTGGCTGCTGTGAATGAGAATGGTACTAGGGGCTACTCCTCATACTCATCCCCCTTCCAATTAACAGAGAGTATGCTGTGGCTTCAGCTGTAGGTCAAGATCTTGCAATAACTGAATGGTGTTGTATTTCTCTGGATTTCAGACGTGAGACTCATTCCACCACCGCAAAATCTCACCTTTGGGCGCCTCCATATCGCCAAGAATTCAACAATATACACTGTGGTGTCTTGGAATGCGCCAGATGTGGATAAACATCCCATCACAAAGTACAAAATCTCCTGGTTTCTTCGTGGCAGGAGGAAATCGTTACCACTTAACCAAAGTATTGTCCCTCAGGTTAGCTAATTgcactattttcttttaaattatctctctttaatatttcttattcttttcttttcttcctGGATCAGTCAATAAAGTCTGTGGAGCTAGCAAATCTCCAGCCAAATTCTGTTTATTGTGTTCAAGTGCAGGCAATCTCAGGCATTGGCAAGCATCGTTCAAAATCTCGCCGTGAAACCAGATTGCTCAACACGACAATTCCAGGAAGTTTCATCCTAGCTGCCCTGGATTCTCCACCCTCCCTCATGACCACATCCATTTGGACATCTCTCCAGGACGGCATGGTGGGCAAATTGGAACATCGCCATCGAAACAGCGGACACAGTATCACTATGAGATACCTGGCCACGAAGCTGGGTGAGATGATCGTGAAAGCCAGCTGGGCTGGGAATCCCCATGAGAGCTATTCCGTTGATTTATGTCGTGGCAAACACTGCCTGGACAACCCGGAAACGGGTGAATTTCGCAGTGTGAAAACTCACAACAATTCCCTGGAATTCCTCAATCTCAGATTTGCCACCCTCTACAGCATCCGGCTGCGGGTGACTAATCATGCCATTGCTAAGCATCATAATTTCGTGAGGACTTTTTCGACGCCTCTCTGTGAGAATTTTCGCAGAAAGCACTCACTGACCATCAAATGCTGATCAtaactttaattaaattattctgTGTCTCATAATAAAGCATCACATGCACATCTCTGAATATTAATCATATAATCTCAAGTttatttcttcactgagaaaaaaacgggggtacgattaactttttttgctcataactttaacacttttcaggtgtaaaaatatatcaacattttttaatgttaattttacacctttttaagggtaaaattaacatgaaaagggtaactttaacccctaatacacctaaaaagcttaatatttacaccgatttcggatcaatactgcagggtaaaataaacatttccggaatgttattttaactttttcggatttctctcagtcagtgttagTTCTCAGACATGGAAATCGAAGTTCGGATAAAACggccttcagactagaggtttagtccagtttttGAAGGTTTGGATCTCCTACACTGagataaaattaactttttcggatttctctcagtgtagaggcTATCTTGTTTCTTTTATCAAACgttacatcctaaaatgaatgcaaagtataattattttaaaatacttaagtatgaaaaaaatattttttcatcgccttttattcattttcttgtTAATAAAcagttaataaaataataataataaaataataataaaaaaaaataaataataataaaataataataataaaataataataaaaaaaataaaataaaataaaaacagttaataaaataataaaaaataataataaatatcctCTATTTTGTCAAAACTAAACCTTAAGCCTTAGAACTTTTATGCTAAGAAAATTATATGAATAACAGAAAGAGTGTTTAAGTAAGGGCACACATTTTAGCTTTTAAGttttggatttcaaacaattccaCACTCTTCTATGAATTACTATACTCTGCTTTGCGCGGTATATTAAACCGTTAGACTCTTTTAGTTCTGAGCACCTTAATTATGGCTAATATGCGTTCAATGGTGGGCTTAAGCTTATGTAAACTTTGATTTATTCAGGGAGAAATACCGGGTTTGGCCCAcaaaacttaatttaaaaagacTTAAATATGGTTTCTTTATTAATtctgaaaattaatgaaaacgAATTTATCAGAAACCATATTTTTGTGTTATTTAAGTCTGTTTCCACCAATTTTTATGGAATAAATCTGGCTTTTCCTCCCTAAAGAAATAAAAGTCAAAGAGTTTACGGTTTACGTAATTTAAAGACCAAAATAACAGACTAGAACGCATGATCGTAAAAAATTTGAATGTAGAGGGGACCAGGGCAGATTAACCAGGGGTAAAATTAGACAGCGAAGTATTAGAGTCTCAACAAATTGTACTAGCTGGCTAATTCTCCTTCGGTTTCGTTTATTGAGTGATACTAGGGGTTATACGAGCTGTAGACCTGATACtgtcttcagacctaagacttagccatatagcttaacaCCTCCAATTTCTTGTCAGGtcagatttttgaagaaattgtcgtttaggattggatattaaaggcTAATGATCCATCATATTTTAAGCAATCAGTAAAATTGCCTGTTTTAGATTTTTGCAACCTTTCCGAACTAGGTTAAACCTCCAGCCTGAAGCCggtataaggcttagccatatggcttaacttctctatttttttatcaatcaagttttttttggaaaattatcacttaagattggacaacatgggGAAGTGATTAATTAAATTGGtagctattttgaatttcgagatcatcgggaactgggctaaaccttaggtctgaaatcgGTCTAAGGGTCTTcacagactagaagtttagttCAGATCTCAAAGGTCTTAAAATCTCAAATATCAaccaatttaattgcttttttagAATCTAATATATCATTTGTCgctaataatccaatcctacgTTATTTTCTCCCAAAAATCTTAATAGATAAAGGAATAGAGTaggtaagccatatggctaaatcttatttctgaagcccgtataagattcGGCCATATGATTaactaatttcttattaattaagactttttggaaaattattactTTAGAttgaatattatgaaaaatatgaatattattaaaaaccaataaaattggttaccattcagaatttttagactgtcgggaactgggctaaacctcaggcCTGAAGTCAACATTAGACTCCCAAATTGGACAGAAAAAAACGATCgatcaagatttttttatcGTATTATCCTAAAAATTGAAAGctatgctaagacggcgatggacgtaTTAAGAAGAGAACCACTAAGAAACAACATTGGAATCTTGTAAAATTCAACTGTGGCTACTCTCGGTTGAATACAGTTTCATTTCTTGTTGAGAAAGAGAAAATTGGACTAATTTATGGCCTTTGTGCCAATTTGGCTTCCAGGCAGATAAGTGGACAGGTAAGTCTATAACCTGAGTTACTCAGTTTTTAAGAATGGTAAAATTTATCCCACTTAAATCAAGACATATTTTAATCCAgccaaaattcaatatctttttctgATTATCGCATTTTCTTTTGGAATTTATTATGCGTTCCACCTGCATTCTTTATATCATCCCTGAAGAGTGAAAGTGAGAGATGATAATTTGTTAAATCAACTCTTGTTAAAATGTTGATCTTCTCTTTTGCTTCTTCTCCCTGTGACGCATTCTCCATGCAGGGAATTCCTCAATCTCGATTTTTCCCGCCAAATCGACAAGCACTTCAGTGTAGATTAGCAACTTTTTTGAGTTTATAGATTTTTAATGAATTCCAGTGCTTTCCTGAACCATTTGACCCTCATTAtcgtaataattatttttctcaaaatttcaaggCCCTGGTAATAGCCAGAGAGATGAGAGATCGCCTTCTTTCGTGTGTCTCTCGAAGCGCCACAATAAACTGGTTATCTTCAATGAGTTTTAGCAAAGGAATTCCCACTAACGAGTGAATCTCATCATCTCCCGTCAGTCTTGTGGAGAATCTCTAAAGAGAATGTCTTATAATTTTGTGGTTCTATTTGGCCTTTTGGTGGGGATTTCCGAGAGTTTGGCTCAGGATGGCATGGGTTACATTGGTTTGGCTCTAGAAGCAGCCTCACCTTGTCCCGATAGTATCCTTCACATGTCTCGTGAAATAGGACGCCCCCCAAGTGTCGGTGAGTGATTTCTGTGTCTCAAAATCTTGCGCAAAACTTGAAGTGATTTACTTTGGCAGAAAATTACTGGGATGGAGTATTTTATTTTGACAAATGGCCTCAAATCCCAGAAGTTCGACTTCACATAACTCTAAAAGCTCCAGCGAGGATGGAGATTGATCCAGACATTGGAAGACTTTCTGTCCGGAGACGTACTTTCATGATCACGACCTTCGAGGCACCGCCAAAGCTTAAAAAGATCGAATTCACAGTTCGCGGGAGATCTGGTGGGAAATTCCCAGATATTGAATCTGTTCATCTCAATGGGGCAGATGTTTGCCCAAATCCCCAACCATTTAATGCCCATCTTTTGGGAACATCGAGTGCAACCGCAAGTGAAGATTTCGGAGAAGACACCACAGGAAGCAGTTTTACGAGCAATGAATGCGGCAGGAGGACGATCAAGCACGAAGGACTTATAACCTTTGGCTCAGAAACTCGTCCTGGAGATTTCCCGTGGCATGTAGCGATCTACCATCAGGAAGGTCGCCAGAGGAATTACAAATGTGGGGGCACTATCATCGACACAAACACCATCCTCACGGGTAAGTTAATGACGGAAAAGCCAATTTATAGGACTTCCGGAAACAAAATTCTGAGATTCTGCATCTTTTGCCAGAAAACTAACTATTCTTGCTTATGAGATTCTTTTTTACATcttaaaaattgaacaaataaacTTACCACAATCAATCGCAAACATTAGCGCAATTAGCCcacttttttcctaaagaaagcGCCCCATATTTCAcacaaaacactttcaattGCAATTCACTTTTAATGTTTTTCAGCTGCACACTGCGTTTTCGAGGGTTTCAATTTAATTGCAGCTGAAAGAATTATAGTTCAAGTTGGAAAATACCACTTAAATATCGCTGATGATTTTGCAAAAGAATTTCAAGTTTTTAGAATCATCCCCCATCCCTCGTACCATAAAACTCTCCTCACCCACGACATCGCCCTCTTGCGACTGTCCCGGGAACTCAGTTATACAGACTACATTCAACCGATTTGTCTGTGGAATTCTAACGACACAAAGCTCATGGACGTAGAAAATCGGTCAGGAGTAGCTCTGGGATGGGGCTACACGGAAAATGACACGGTAGCAGATGCCCTGAGATATGTGGAGCTGCCCATTGTACCTACAGTCACCTGCCTTGAGAGTGATCGAGACTTTTTCGGCACTTTTCTGTCGGACAGTAACTTTTGCGCGGGCTTTACGAATGGTACAAATGTGTGCTCTGGGGATTCTGGGGGCTCTCTAGCCTTTGAGGACGAAAACAAGGTTTGGAGAATCCGTGGTATAGTTTCATTAAGCATCAGACGACGGGATAAAGCAATCTGCAATCCCAAGCACTATGTTTTATTCACTGATGTAGCCAAGTACTTATCCTGGATTAAGCAGGAGACTTCTCCGAGGATTACTCAAGTGGGAAGGAAATAAGAAGGATGTTACTACCACAGAGGTAtactacaatttaattttaaataaattaataaataaaataaatattaaataaatattttgctcaATTCCTGCCTGATAAGTCTTTAAACTTTGTTTAAAGATATTCTACCACTtcactaatggcctctacacactagagaattttatgtccatattgaagcaaattacctacgcttgtgtaggaaaaactctgcaatatggacataaatttctctagtgtgtagaagccataagtTTAGAACTTGTCATAAAAGAATTAATAGAATTCATGAAAAAtcatatacagtgcccgcttagTAATCCGggtgattgggagacaatatgacagatgtccgcttcgtaatccggatggattttttgaatttgttcaacgtttcgaaaatataaaacaagttgtttttgtaaaattagaataaaagttttaaaaaggattaaaaagacataattagagaattctatgctattatactttatttattaaacaaaaacctcacaggataattcattttcattgctgaacacacatgcatacataa is from Phlebotomus papatasi isolate M1 chromosome 1, Ppap_2.1, whole genome shotgun sequence and encodes:
- the LOC129798583 gene encoding anosmin-1: MRSKMGLLSRIAVAIFCTILSCEVAMVGAHRRSTFGNYSTTDNLMMMRCQLKCLDKPPNICNIEACLQQMRITPKLGICPEMPNENEDIRQCRDQCHGTDWRCSDAQKCCHYSCANICIKPMGVDRSPLLPPVPYNLGVKEKRPGVRTVQISWEVRMHINRTAPIIFFVEGRSHTGNVYMDQKLGPWTFFPVQPIYDIKHPEVKVDRKTHVGNLKLRPGRWYIFRVAAVNENGTRGYSSYSSPFQLTENVRLIPPPQNLTFGRLHIAKNSTIYTVVSWNAPDVDKHPITKYKISWFLRGRRKSLPLNQSIVPQSIKSVELANLQPNSVYCVQVQAISGIGKHRSKSRRETRLLNTTIPGSFILAALDSPPSLMTTSIWTSLQDGMVGKLEHRHRNSGHSITMRYLATKLGEMIVKASWAGNPHESYSVDLCRGKHCLDNPETGEFRSVKTHNNSLEFLNLRFATLYSIRLRVTNHAIAKHHNFVRTFSTPLCENFRRKHSLTIKC
- the LOC129798585 gene encoding chymotrypsin-like protease CTRL-1; the encoded protein is MSYNFVVLFGLLVGISESLAQDGMGYIGLALEAASPCPDSILHMSREIGRPPSVENYWDGVFYFDKWPQIPEVRLHITLKAPARMEIDPDIGRLSVRRRTFMITTFEAPPKLKKIEFTVRGRSGGKFPDIESVHLNGADVCPNPQPFNAHLLGTSSATASEDFGEDTTGSSFTSNECGRRTIKHEGLITFGSETRPGDFPWHVAIYHQEGRQRNYKCGGTIIDTNTILTAAHCVFEGFNLIAAERIIVQVGKYHLNIADDFAKEFQVFRIIPHPSYHKTLLTHDIALLRLSRELSYTDYIQPICLWNSNDTKLMDVENRSGVALGWGYTENDTVADALRYVELPIVPTVTCLESDRDFFGTFLSDSNFCAGFTNGTNVCSGDSGGSLAFEDENKVWRIRGIVSLSIRRRDKAICNPKHYVLFTDVAKYLSWIKQETSPRITQVGRK